In a genomic window of Onychostoma macrolepis isolate SWU-2019 chromosome 08, ASM1243209v1, whole genome shotgun sequence:
- the fam110a gene encoding protein FAM110A gives MSTDTLQPSSRRIIRLAVTPGTPSRNLESSCPVKSSPGIRKPSAVERLEADKAKYVKSQQVALKKQQPVICPSNNSQSGQGAQQPSRKIPARPTKPETPPLNLEHLCKLIDGVSDATVPVVSTQPNNKEKDATDPCKAAVEEPSLGLTSASQGKAPVEASGASGCPTMTVRRVDVRPQLPQMRMAGRPQLQTRPPVQKTTPQVPIQLLRLLRPYTQTSHQPIDFKRFHNATQTNVTRGPIKPPNCAAQTSPSSKSPTSPPQPLSIKPITEPLLCPSPTPPTPNSIALLKHDFQSPPSPAITRHSSTGSRKRPSLTRSKSDVSDCFSRAGAELERFFNYCGLDPSDLEELARPGSDIVSVSRLRSASAPASERSAEGEDEEEAAAAEDERPLYGVSVIERNARVIKWLYGMRQAKESPKVANM, from the coding sequence ATGTCAACTGACACTCTCCAGCCATCTTCACGGAGAATAATAAGGCTGGCTGTAACTCCTGGCACTCCAAGTCGCAACCTAGAGTCCAGTTGTCCAGTCAAATCATCTCCAGGCATACGCAAACCGAGCGCGGTGGAACGTTTGGAAGCAGACAAGGCCAAGTACGTCAAGAGCCAACAGGTGGCTTTGAAGAAACAGCAGCCAGTTATTTGTCCATCCAACAACAGCCAAAGTGGACAAGGTGCTCAACAGCCATCCAGGAAGATCCCTGCAAGACCTACAAAGCCTGAGACGCCACCTCTTAACCTGGAACATCTTTGCAAGCTGATTGATGGAGTCAGCGACGCCACTGTCCCAGTCGTATCTACACAACCCAACAACAAAGAGAAAGATGCTACAGATCCATGCAAGGCAGCAGTGGAAGAACCTTCTCTGGGCTTGACTTCAGCAAGTCAAGGAAAAGCTCCAGTAGAAGCCTCAGGGGCGAGTGGATGTCCTACCATGACAGTGCGGAGAGTCGACGTCAGGCCGCAGTTACCTCAGATGAGGATGGCTGGTAGACCACAGCTACAGACCCGCCCACCGGTGCAAAAGACCACACCTCAGGTCCCAATACAACTTCTGCGCTTGCTTAGACCGTACACACAAACAAGTCATCAGCCAATTGATTTCAAAAGGTTCCATAATGCCACACAAACAAATGTCACCCGAGGGCCTATTAAACCACCAAACTGTGCTGCGCAAACCTCACCTTCTTCCAAATCCCCAACTAGCCCACCTCAACCCCTCTCCATAAAACCAATCACAGAGCCATTATTGTGTCCCTCTCCAACCCCACCTACTCCAAACTCCATTGCTTTGCTCAAACATGACTTCCAGTCCCCTCCATCTCCAGCCATCACTCGCCACTCCTCAACAGGCTCCAGGAAGCGTCCTTCCCTGACGCGCTCAAAATCTGACGTCAGCGACTGCTTTTCACGAGCAGGAGCAGAACTTGAGCGCTTCTTTAATTATTGTGGCCTTGACCCATCAGATTTAGAGGAGCTAGCGAGACCGGGTTCTGACATTGTGTCTGTTTCACGTCTACGTAGCGCCAGTGCGCCGGCATCGGAGCGTTCGGCTGAGGGTGAAGATGAGgaagaagcagcagcagcagaagatGAACGTCCTCTTTACGGTGTGTCGGTCATTGAGAGAAATGCTCGAGTGATCAAGTGGCTTTATGGGATGCGCCAGGCCAAAGAGAGTCCCAAAGTTGCCAATATGTAA
- the prickle3 gene encoding prickle planar cell polarity protein 3, giving the protein MFTRGSKKRRSNRSIDAEDPDRGQPCMRCGEQCPGFRMHGWRKICVHCKCVREEHVVRTVPGQLERMMMKLVSDFQRHSISDDDSGCASEEYAWVPPGIKPEQVYQYFSCIPEDKVPYVNSPGERYRIKQLLHQLPAHDSEPQYCNSLDEEEKKELRLFSQQRKRENLGRGIVRLFPVTMTGAICQQCGRQICGGDIAVFASRAGHGSCWHPQCFQCASCNELLVDLIYFYQDGHIYCGRHHAEHIKPRCQACDEIIFADECTEAEGRHWHMKHFCCFECETALGGQRYIMRESRPYCCHCYESLYAEYCDTCGEHIGIDQGQMTYEGQHWHASEACFCCACCRLPLLGRPFLPRGGLIFCSRSCSLGEDPDNSDSCDSALQSKPVSHKSIQNQPRTSTPQPQGGTNVRAASTTAANEGHFTLDSKGVHTSFHPIPNGQPPLYEHTHTQHSQLCPAANDRTAIVCKDQSGISTQQVDHRPDSLEFTVELNGYAEFGPFPTSCTSRGTSTAKDCGNVSCTGISSQLESSDAFDDLNDSDSFPPPPPPVFFDPSDSPTPSDSAAAVTEAEDVPAAPVRSSTARVSFREPISCSYSVEEEEWEEEERVETERREGEDEEQEEDGEEVEGSLGHRLRFCTEVPSQMDLLDGSYQRSFRRGSGGHHPTEKRLRRSRGSRSDRPRLETLECRVGDRRRSNSVLDSSRNGSLTLHSTRYRHEDSCSTCSSSSDSGEEGFFLGQRIPLPPQLTGEERAAEAQPEDEDKSRRGSFRRRRTQSLSTKDKDKDKDKSCILS; this is encoded by the exons GAAGATCTGTGTGCACTGTAAGTGTGTGCGGGAGGAGCATGTGGTGCGCACTGTGCCCGGACAGCTGGAGAGGATGATGATGAAGCTGGTGTCAGACTTCCAGAGGCACTCCATATCCGACGACGACTCGGGCTGCGCCTCAGAAGAATACGCCTGGGTGCCGCCCGGGATCAAGCCTGAACAG GTGTATCAGTACTTCAGCTGTATTCCAGAGGACAAGGTTCCATACGTCAACAGTCCAGGAGAACGATATCGAATTAAACAGCTTCTACACCAGCTGCCGGCCCATGACAGTGAG CCTCAGTACTGTAACTCTCTGGATGAAGAAGAGAAGAAAGAATTGAGGTTATTCAGCCAGCAGAGGAAGAGGGAGAATCTGGGCCGTGGCATCGTACGACTTTTTCCCGTCACCATGACCGGAGCCATCTGTCAACAG TGTGGCAGGCAGATCTGCGGCGGTGACATAGCGGTGTTTGCGTCACGAGCGGGTCACGGCTCCTGCTGGCATCCTCAGTGCTTCCAGTGCGCTTCCTGTAACGAGCTGCTGGTGGATCTCATTTACTTCTATCAGGACGGACACATCTACTGCGGCCGGCACCACGCCGAGCACATCAAACCCCGCTGCCAGGCCTGCGACGAG ATCATCTTCGCGGACGAGTGTACGGAGGCGGAGGGCCGGCACTGGCACATGAAGCACTTCTGCTGTTTCGAGTGTGAGACGGCGCTGGGCGGCCAGCGCTACATCATGAGAGAGAGCCGGCCGTACTGCTGCCACTGCTATGAGTCTCTGTACGCTGAATACTGCGACACCTGCGGAGAACATATCG GTATAGACCAGGGTCAGATGACGTACGAGGGCCAGCACTGGCACGCATCCGAGGCGTGTTTCTGCTGCGCCTGCTGTCGGCTCCCTCTGCTGGGCAGACCCTTCCTGCCTCGCGGCGGACTCATCTTCTGCTCCCGCTCCTGCTCGCTCGGGGAGGACCCAGACAACTCCGACTCCTGCGATTCTGCCCTGCAGAGCAAACCAGTGTCACACAAGAGCATTCAAAACCAGCCGCGCACTTCCACACCACAGCCACAAGGGGGAACCAACGTCAGAGCAGCTAGCACAACAGCAGCCAACGAGGGTCATTTTACACTGGACAGCAAAG GTGTTCACACCTCTTTCCATCCTATACCGAATGGCCAACCTCCGCtgtatgaacacacacacacacaacactcaCAACTCTGTCCAGCAGCCAATGACAGGACAGCAATCGTTTGCAAGGACCAATCGGGCATCAGCACACAGCAAGTGGATCACCGGCCAGACAGTCTGGAGTTTACAGTGGAGCTGAATGGATATGCAGAATTTGGCCCTTTCCCCACGAGCTGCACGTCTAGAGGGACTTCCACTGCAAAGGATTGTGGGAACGTCAGTTGTACAG GAATTTCCTCTCAACTGGAGTCTTCAGATGCGTTTGACGATCTAAATGACTCCGACTCCTTCCCGCCTCCTCCGCCCCCTGTTTTCTTCGATCCGTCTGATTCGCCGACCCCTTCGGATTCCGCGGCCGCTGTCACTGAAGCCGAGGACGTCCCTGCGGCACCAGTCCGCAGCAGCACCGCCAGGGTCAGCTTCAGAGAGCCAATCAGCTGCAGTTATTCAGTGGAAGAGGAAGAGTGGGAGGAAGAGGAACGGGTGGAGACGGAGAGAAGAGAGGGAGAGGATGAGGAGCAGGAGGAAGATGGAGAGGAAGTTGAAGGAAGTTTGGGACACAGGTTGCGCTTCTGCACTGAAGTGCCATCTCAAATGGACCTGCTGG ATGGGTCGTACCAGCGCAGTTTCCGCCGGGGAAGCGGTGGCCACCATCCCACGGAGAAGCGGCTCAGACGCTCCCGAGGTTCACGAAGCGACAGACCTCGTCTGGAAACCCTGGAATGCAGGGTAGGAGACCGCAGGCGATCCAACAGCGTCCTGGACAGCAGCAGGAACGGCAGCCTTACCCTGCACTCCACCCGCTACCGGCACGAAGACTCCTGCTCCACCTGCTCCTCTTCCTCAGACTCTGGGGAGGAAGGCTTCTTTCTGGGCCAGCGCATTCCTCTGCCGCCACAGCTGACGGGTGAAGAGAGAGCAGCAGAAGCACAGCCAGAGGACGAGGACAAGAGCCGAAGAGGAAGCTTCAGGAGAAGAAGGACACAGAGTCTCAGTACAAAAGACAAAGACAAGGACAAGGACAAGAGCTGCATACTGTCCTGA